AGTGATCTCAGATGGATGGTGTGCATAATCATCGATAATGACCATATCAGCAACACGTTTTTCTGTGAAGCGCCGTTTAACACCTTTAAAAGTTAAAAGTTCCTTTTTGATCTCTTCTTGATCGACTTTTTCTAAATGTGAAACAGCGATCACAGCTAAACTATTTAAAATGTTATGCTTGCCAAACATCGGAATCTCGTAATTGCCCAGATATTGGTCATGCAAATAAACATCAAAAGTCGAGCCTTTAGTCGTGCGCTTGATATTTTCAGCGCGAACATCATCATTTGCTTCTGTACCATAGTAGTAAACTGGGACATCAGCCTTCAAGCGCCGTAGATACTTATCTTCACCCCAAACAAAAAGTCCCTTTTTAGTCTGTTTTGCCAAAGTTTCAAAAGCATCACAAACATCATCGATCCCAGTGAAATAGTCTGGATGATCAAAATCGATATTTGTCATGATCGTATAATCGGGGTGGTAAGCGACAAAATGTCGGCGGTATTCGTCAGCTTCAAAAACAAAGAAACGAGCATCTGGGATCCCTTTTCCCGTTCCATCCCCAACTAAAAAACTTGTTGGTGAAACGCCACTCAACACATGTGCTAACAAACCTGAAGTACTTGTCTTACCATGGGCTCCCGCCACACCGATACTTGTTGTTTCTTCGATCAACATTTGCACGACTTCAGGATAGCGTAAAACTTTCAAACCTAATTCACGTGCTCTTTTGATCTCTTCTTGATCATCACCAAAAGCATTTCCGGCTACGATCGTCATTTTTTTATCAATATTTTTTTCATCAAACGGGTAGATCTTGATCCCCGCTTGTTCTAATCCTCTTTGCGTAAAAGTATACTTTTCGATATCTGAACCGGCGACTTTACAACCTTTATCATTTAAGATCAAAGCTAAAGCGCTCATTCCAGTCCCTTTGATACCTACAAAAAAGTAGGTTGTATCCATATCCATGGTAAAGATCCTCTTTTCTTATTTAACGGTCAAAAACAGTTTACCATAGATAATAGATCGATTGAAAGTCTTGTAAGCCTTTCAAAGAAAA
This window of the Ligilactobacillus faecis genome carries:
- the murC gene encoding UDP-N-acetylmuramate--L-alanine ligase, which gives rise to MDMDTTYFFVGIKGTGMSALALILNDKGCKVAGSDIEKYTFTQRGLEQAGIKIYPFDEKNIDKKMTIVAGNAFGDDQEEIKRARELGLKVLRYPEVVQMLIEETTSIGVAGAHGKTSTSGLLAHVLSGVSPTSFLVGDGTGKGIPDARFFVFEADEYRRHFVAYHPDYTIMTNIDFDHPDYFTGIDDVCDAFETLAKQTKKGLFVWGEDKYLRRLKADVPVYYYGTEANDDVRAENIKRTTKGSTFDVYLHDQYLGNYEIPMFGKHNILNSLAVIAVSHLEKVDQEEIKKELLTFKGVKRRFTEKRVADMVIIDDYAHHPSEITATLDAARQQYPDKKIIAVFQPHTFSRTIALMDDFAKSLDLADKVYLTDIFSSIREHDGKVSAKDLGEKITKGGAVLELDNMSPLLDYHDDVVVFMGAGDIQKYEYAYEKLLSDLSLNNN